In Pyxicephalus adspersus chromosome 12, UCB_Pads_2.0, whole genome shotgun sequence, a genomic segment contains:
- the LOC140342498 gene encoding cholinesterase-like — translation MLAMEKRKFLVYLPIYILAIFPSLVSTNNEQDTVVEIKQGQVRGFYLPTLSGSVIAYLGIPYGEAPTETQRFKKPEPRKPWQGIFNATKFGKSCFQKRDEAFASFPGTNMWQVNNEMSEDCLHLNVWVPSSKPKSAHVMVFIYGGAFLAGTSSLEIYDPSILTFSEEIIVVSMNYRVGALGFLALPGNKDIPGNAGMFDQQLALQWVHENIAAFGGNPNSVTLFGHSSGAACAGFHLFSPGSQKYIKRVILQSGSVSAPWAINTHKRAKRLTLKLAELLGCPVNNESEMVNCLQNIEATKLVEKQFYVEIIHPFALTRIIPIVDYDFISDTPSNAIKAGLKKTEVFIGGTKDDGNPFVIWGAPGFSREHDSLITTEDLVKGIKRFFPTAGDLGAELILFEYKDWENKNSKEMNREAMELILRDYYMICPMKHFVQEILRHKFNIYFYEFDHRSSQEVWPDWMGVLHGAILPFMFGKALIEERNYTEAEQNLSKQIMNVWANFARYGTPDNNEENFIWPPYTNEDEKYVVLKTGSWEVKNNLYSRRCEFMNSLLPKLVRQLGTTFDSNLWSDPVNFEETCFKDDISGEVSCQ, via the exons ATGCTGGCAATGGAAAAGAGAAAATTCCTTGTCTATTTACCTATTTACATTCTTGCAATATTTCCCTCACTTGTGAGTACAAACAATGAACAAGACACAGTAGTAGAGATAAAACAAGGACAAGTCAGAGGATTCTATCTACCTACACTTTCTGGATCAGTTATAGCCTATCTAGGCATACCTTATGGTGAAGCTCCAACCGAAACACAAAGATTTAAAAAGCCAGAGCCTCGAAAACCATGGCAAGGCATTTTTAATGCTACTAAATTTGGCAAATCCTGCTTTCAAAAGAGAGATGAGGCCTTTGCTAGTTTTCCAGGTACAAATATGTGGCAAGTAAACAATGAAATGAGTGAAGACTGCCTGCATCTAAATGTATGGGTTCCTTCATCCAAACCAAAGTCAGCTCATGTTATGGTTTTCATCTATGGTGGGGCTTTTCTTGCAGGCACATCTTCCTTAGAAATATATGACCCAagcattttgacattttctgAGGAAATAATTGTGGTGTCAATGAACTATAGAGTTGGAGCCCTGGGGTTTTTGGCATTACCAGGAAACAAAGATATTCCAGGAAATGCTGGCATGTTTGACCAACAGTTAGCTCTTCAGTGGGTCCATGAAAACATTGCTGCTTTTGGCGGAAATCCCAATAGTGTTACTCTCTTTGGACATAGTTCTGGAGCTGCATGCGCAGGCTTTCATCTTTTTTCTCCTGGAAGTCAAAAGTACATCAAAAGGGTAATTTTACAAAGTGGCTCTGTTAGCGCACCATGGGCAATAAACACTCATAAAAGAGCAAAAAGGTTAACTCTGAAACTTGCAGAACTTTTAGGATGCCCTGTTAATAATGAAAGTGAAATGGTGAACTGTTTACAAAATATAGAGGCTACAAAACTAGTTGAAAAGCAATTTTATGTTGAAATCATACACCCATTTGCCCTTACTCGAATAATACCTATTGTGGATTATGATTTCATTAGTGATACACCATCTAATGCAATAAAAGCAGGTTTAAAGAAAACAGAGGTTTTTATAGGTGGGACCAAAGATGATGGAAATCCTTTTGTAATATGGGGTGCCCCAGGTTTTAGCAGGGAACATGACAGCCTTATAACCACAGAAGATTTGGTCAAAGGAATTAAAAGATTTTTCCCAACAGCTGGAGACCTTGGAGCtgaattgattttatttgaatataaagactgggaaaataaaaatagtaaagaaaTGAACAGAGAGGCCATGGAGCTTATTTTACGAGATTATTACATGATTTGCCCAATGAAGCACTTTGTTCAGGAAATATTAAGAcacaaatttaatatatatttctatgagTTTGATCATCGGTCTTCTCAAGAAGTTTGGCCTGACTGGATGGGAGTACTTCATGGAGCCATATTGCCATTCATGTTTGGGAAAGCACTCATTGAAGAAAGAAATTATACAGAAGCTGAACAAAATCTCAGCAAACAAATTATGAACGTGTGGGCTAACTTTGCAAGATATGG aaCACCTGATAATAATGAAGAGAATTTCATTTGGCCTCCATACACTAATGAAGATGAAAAATATGTTGTTCTAAAAACTGGTTCATGGGaagtaaaaaataatctttattcgAGACGTTGTGAATTCATGAATTCTCTCCTACCCAAACTTGTCAGACAATTAG GTACAACTTTTGATTCGAATTTGTGGAGTGACCCAGTAAATTTTGAAGAAACTTGCTTTAAGGATGATATTTCAGGAGAAGTGTCATGCCAGTGA